In a genomic window of candidate division WOR-3 bacterium:
- a CDS encoding RluA family pseudouridine synthase, with the protein MPERIFERWVNIKSKGKRLDVYLYQSGCGISREKIKESIEEGLVEVNGKIIKKPSYRVKEGEHIVIKIKEEPRKEIIPEEVPFEILYEDEHLAVINKPKGVVVHPAKGHHSGTLVHGLIFKYGELPSPEEDEEENIRAGIIHRLDKDTTGCMIVAKTKEALSKLGTMMERREIKREYRTLVWGIMPQKMMEIDAPIGRDPVNRLKRKVTFENAKPAITIYEVLKEYDKICSLLKVNLLTGRTHQIRVHMEYIGHPVVGDSLYGGTDGRKILNLIGSDKKEIVKELIKIFDRQALHAYKISFVHPVYDKKIEVIADFPEDFKRAFEFLSKFE; encoded by the coding sequence ATGCCAGAGAGGATTTTTGAAAGATGGGTAAATATAAAATCAAAGGGTAAAAGACTTGATGTTTATCTTTATCAGAGTGGATGTGGAATATCAAGAGAAAAAATAAAAGAATCAATTGAAGAAGGTCTTGTTGAGGTAAATGGTAAGATAATAAAAAAACCAAGTTACAGAGTAAAAGAGGGAGAACATATTGTTATAAAAATAAAGGAAGAACCAAGAAAAGAAATAATCCCTGAAGAAGTTCCTTTTGAAATTTTATATGAGGATGAGCATCTTGCTGTTATAAATAAGCCAAAGGGAGTTGTTGTTCATCCTGCAAAGGGACATCATTCAGGAACCTTAGTTCATGGATTAATTTTCAAATATGGGGAACTTCCTTCTCCAGAAGAAGATGAGGAGGAGAATATAAGGGCAGGAATAATTCACCGTCTGGATAAGGATACAACAGGATGTATGATTGTGGCAAAAACAAAGGAGGCTCTTTCAAAATTAGGAACAATGATGGAAAGAAGGGAAATAAAAAGGGAATACAGAACACTTGTATGGGGAATAATGCCTCAAAAGATGATGGAAATAGATGCACCTATAGGAAGGGACCCTGTTAATAGATTGAAAAGAAAGGTAACTTTTGAAAATGCAAAACCAGCAATTACAATTTATGAAGTTTTAAAAGAGTATGATAAAATTTGTTCTCTTTTAAAAGTAAACCTTTTAACAGGGAGAACCCATCAAATAAGGGTCCATATGGAATATATAGGTCATCCGGTTGTGGGTGATTCCCTTTATGGTGGAACTGATGGAAGAAAAATTTTAAATTTAATAGGTTCCGATAAAAAGGAAATAGTAAAGGAACTTATCAAAATTTTTGATAGGCAGGCTTTGCACGCTTACAAAATCTCTTTTGTTCATCCTGTATATGATAAAAAGATTGAAGTAATAGCAGATTTTCCAGAAGATTTTAAAAGAGCTTTTGAATTTCTATCAAAATTTGAGTAA
- the rph gene encoding ribonuclease PH yields the protein MRDKNKREEIRNIILRKGEVKAEGSVYLEAGNTKILITVSIENKVPPFLKGTGEGWIKAYYFMHPRAVEERKSIEMRIKDKRAIELSRIISRVLRAGVERKKMGEYTLLCDIEVLQADGSTRALAVTGASCAVYQALNFMKKNKLIGVFPDFELVCGITAGKIGEDIYFDLTYEEDHNAQFDLNLFFTESGKIVEIQGTSEERGIEPDFLNLMIEKAREKSKEIFKIQRDFIKKYPYAREDF from the coding sequence TTGAGGGATAAAAATAAAAGAGAGGAAATTCGTAACATTATTTTAAGAAAGGGAGAGGTAAAAGCAGAAGGAAGTGTTTATCTTGAAGCAGGAAACACTAAAATTCTTATAACAGTGAGTATAGAAAATAAAGTTCCTCCCTTTTTAAAAGGAACAGGGGAAGGATGGATAAAAGCATATTATTTTATGCATCCAAGAGCAGTTGAAGAGAGAAAATCTATTGAAATGAGAATAAAGGATAAAAGGGCTATTGAATTATCAAGAATAATATCAAGAGTTTTGAGAGCAGGTGTGGAAAGAAAAAAAATGGGAGAATACACTCTTTTATGTGATATTGAAGTTCTTCAGGCAGATGGAAGCACAAGAGCTCTTGCTGTAACAGGTGCATCCTGTGCTGTATACCAGGCTTTAAACTTTATGAAAAAAAATAAACTTATAGGGGTTTTTCCTGATTTTGAACTTGTATGTGGTATAACCGCTGGAAAAATAGGAGAGGATATATACTTTGATCTTACCTATGAAGAAGATCATAATGCTCAATTTGATTTAAATTTATTTTTTACAGAGTCAGGAAAGATAGTTGAAATTCAGGGGACAAGTGAAGAAAGAGGAATTGAGCCAGATTTTTTGAATTTAATGATTGAAAAAGCAAGGGAAAAATCAAAGGAAATTTTTAAAATCCAGAGAGATTTTATAAAAAAATATCCTTATGCCAGAGAGGATTTTTGA
- the dapB gene encoding 4-hydroxy-tetrahydrodipicolinate reductase, producing the protein MRIGIIGAKGRMGQALIEVAEEDKIEIGALIEKEGVEGECKGIKYEDDLRKVYDRVDVFLEFTDPEATLQNTLKLIEKPKPYVVGTTSLKEIHFEKFKELSNKVPVFYSPNMSLGIHLIAGFFKKFSEFLKDYELEIMELHHTGKKDAPSGTALFLFNEWKENVNKDSYPVFERREMKKKNEVLLAGFRVGNIPGEHTLFISKGDEVIELTHKIYSRKVFARGALFVAKKILSFKKGFYTFKELLGEY; encoded by the coding sequence ATGAGAATTGGAATTATAGGAGCAAAGGGAAGAATGGGTCAAGCCCTTATTGAAGTTGCAGAAGAGGATAAAATAGAAATAGGAGCACTTATAGAAAAGGAGGGGGTAGAAGGTGAGTGTAAGGGTATAAAATATGAAGATGATTTAAGAAAAGTTTATGATAGAGTTGATGTATTTTTAGAGTTCACGGATCCAGAGGCAACTTTGCAGAATACACTTAAATTAATAGAAAAACCTAAACCTTATGTTGTAGGAACAACATCTCTAAAGGAAATTCATTTTGAAAAATTTAAGGAATTATCTAACAAAGTTCCTGTTTTTTATTCTCCAAACATGTCTTTAGGAATTCATCTTATAGCAGGTTTTTTTAAAAAATTCTCAGAATTTTTAAAGGATTATGAACTTGAAATTATGGAATTACATCATACAGGTAAAAAGGATGCACCCAGTGGAACTGCCCTTTTTTTATTTAACGAATGGAAGGAAAATGTTAATAAGGATTCTTATCCAGTATTTGAAAGAAGAGAAATGAAAAAGAAAAATGAAGTTCTATTAGCAGGTTTCAGAGTGGGAAATATACCGGGTGAGCATACCCTTTTTATTTCAAAGGGCGATGAGGTAATTGAATTAACCCATAAAATATATTCAAGAAAAGTTTTCGCAAGGGGAGCTCTTTTTGTAGCAAAAAAGATTTTAAGTTTCAAAAAAGGATTTTATACTTTTAAAGAGTTACTGGGCGAGTATTAA